The following coding sequences lie in one Candidatus Eremiobacterota bacterium genomic window:
- a CDS encoding pyridoxal phosphate-dependent aminotransferase gives MNPRVRSIAPSMIREISSRKKPTSIDLGLGEPSLLPNLEHFHAAMQYVAQRGVRYTPNAGDLALREAIARHYDYPGMARPENVCVTVGSQEAMYVALKTLLDPARDELLIVEPCFPSYEKMAMLEGIAVRKVAMREEDDFAIDGERIVHAIEERTRAIVICSPCNPTARVISRADAESLVGPLLERRGTPLWLLHDEIYREQVFVDDAAELARIYPHTIVTNSLSKSNALTGLRLGWILGPSDVVSAAIKVHAWATSCADTFAQRIALHIFECDALREHAAWYREQRGGVLAALRASGLRFIAPEGTFYVCVRLPHGVSSLEAANALLERYDVVAIPGIAFGDSMEGWLRLSWVSPPNNIAAGLERIAEYCSTVTSAVSP, from the coding sequence ATGAATCCGCGCGTTCGGTCGATCGCGCCGTCGATGATTCGCGAAATCTCGAGCAGGAAGAAGCCTACTTCCATCGATCTCGGGCTGGGCGAACCCTCGCTCTTACCGAACCTCGAACACTTCCACGCGGCGATGCAGTACGTCGCGCAGCGCGGCGTTCGGTACACACCGAATGCCGGCGACCTCGCGTTGCGCGAAGCGATCGCGCGCCATTATGACTATCCCGGAATGGCGCGTCCGGAGAACGTCTGTGTCACCGTCGGCTCGCAAGAGGCAATGTACGTCGCCCTGAAGACGCTGCTGGATCCGGCTCGCGACGAGCTCTTGATCGTCGAACCCTGTTTTCCGTCCTACGAAAAAATGGCGATGCTCGAAGGCATTGCGGTCCGCAAGGTTGCGATGCGCGAGGAGGACGATTTTGCCATCGACGGCGAGCGGATCGTTCATGCGATCGAGGAACGAACGCGCGCGATCGTGATTTGCTCGCCGTGCAACCCTACTGCACGCGTAATTTCACGAGCCGACGCTGAATCGCTCGTCGGGCCGCTTCTCGAGCGTCGCGGCACGCCGCTCTGGCTGCTCCACGACGAGATCTATCGAGAACAGGTTTTTGTCGACGATGCCGCCGAGCTTGCACGCATCTATCCGCACACGATCGTGACCAACTCGCTGAGCAAGAGCAACGCGCTGACCGGGCTGCGTTTGGGCTGGATTCTGGGGCCGAGCGACGTCGTTAGCGCCGCGATCAAAGTTCACGCCTGGGCGACCTCCTGCGCCGATACGTTCGCTCAGCGTATTGCTCTGCATATTTTCGAATGCGACGCGCTGCGCGAGCACGCTGCCTGGTACCGGGAGCAGCGCGGCGGCGTACTTGCGGCGTTACGCGCGAGCGGGCTGCGCTTCATCGCGCCCGAAGGTACGTTCTACGTTTGCGTGCGCCTGCCGCACGGGGTTTCGTCGCTCGAGGCCGCCAATGCGCTTTTGGAGCGCTACGACGTCGTTGCAATACCGGGGATTGCTTTCGGAGATTCGATGGAAGGCTGGCTACGCTTGAGTTGGGTCTCCCCGCCGAACAACATTGCGGCGGGTCTCGAACGAATCGCCGAATACTGCTCCACCGTGACCTCGGCAGTGTCACCCTGA
- a CDS encoding 2,3,4,5-tetrahydropyridine-2,6-dicarboxylate N-succinyltransferase, giving the protein MRGEGDVRGRAGRAIDRVLAMLDAGELRVAEQRDGEWVTNAWVKEAILLYFARHDRKIPMKKAYRELGVRCVKPGVARYGSFLARGVVLMPGFVNIGAYVGEGTMIDTWATVGSCAQIGKAVHLSGGVGIGGVLEPPQASPVIVEDGAFIGSRCIVVEGVRVEREAVLGAGVVVTASTPILDVRGPQAVTIKGVVPARSVVIPGTQNKRFPAGEFATPCALIVGTRTESTDLKTSLNAALREHDVAI; this is encoded by the coding sequence ATGCGAGGAGAAGGCGACGTGCGCGGACGCGCGGGTCGGGCGATCGACCGGGTACTAGCGATGCTCGATGCGGGCGAGCTCCGCGTTGCCGAGCAGCGCGACGGAGAATGGGTAACCAACGCGTGGGTGAAGGAGGCGATTCTGCTTTACTTCGCTCGCCACGACCGGAAGATTCCGATGAAGAAAGCGTATCGCGAGCTTGGCGTTCGTTGCGTCAAACCCGGCGTTGCGCGCTACGGTAGTTTCTTGGCGCGTGGTGTCGTGCTGATGCCCGGATTCGTCAACATCGGCGCCTACGTTGGTGAAGGTACGATGATCGACACGTGGGCGACCGTGGGTTCGTGCGCGCAGATCGGAAAGGCCGTTCATCTTTCGGGAGGAGTCGGCATCGGCGGCGTGCTCGAGCCGCCGCAAGCTTCCCCGGTTATCGTCGAGGACGGAGCCTTTATCGGTTCGCGCTGCATCGTGGTCGAAGGAGTCCGCGTGGAGCGTGAAGCCGTCCTCGGCGCGGGTGTCGTGGTAACGGCGAGCACGCCGATTCTCGACGTGCGCGGTCCGCAGGCCGTGACGATCAAGGGCGTCGTTCCCGCCCGCTCGGTCGTGATACCGGGCACGCAAAACAAACGTTTTCCGGCCGGTGAGTTTGCGACGCCGTGCGCGCTCATCGTCGGAACGCGCACGGAGTCGACCGACTTGAAAACTTCGCTGAACGCGGCGTTGCGGGAGCACGACGTGGCAATATGA
- a CDS encoding NAD-dependent succinate-semialdehyde dehydrogenase, protein MIETIDPATAKVLERFPLMDASAIDAKLEAAVRGAKALASEPFEERANLLRRTAARMRAERDDLAATAVREMGKPIAQARSEVEKCAWAFEYFAEHGAAMLAPQTTDSSASRSYVAFRPLGVLLAIMPWNFPYWQVVRAAAPALMAGNAILLKHAANTTRCALELERIFGEAGAAEGIFGALIARGEGIDKLVGDPRIAAVTLTGSERAGVAVARAAGAALKKCVLELGGSDPFLVFADADIEAAAKTAVTARFQNNGESCIAAKRFIVESGAYDEFLDRFVAAANAQTIGDPMEEGTQIGPCAREDLRATVHEQVSETVGNGARLVLGGRSLERPGFFYAPTIVADVMPGMRMFEEEVFGPAAAVVRANDREHAVALGNASSFGLGSSLWTRDVSAAERFAGRVEAGSVFINGMVASDPRLPFGGIKKSGYGRELSTFGIHEFVNIQTVWIGPPQSS, encoded by the coding sequence ATGATCGAAACGATCGATCCGGCCACGGCTAAGGTTCTCGAGCGTTTTCCGCTGATGGATGCGTCGGCGATCGATGCTAAGCTCGAAGCCGCAGTGCGCGGCGCGAAGGCATTGGCATCGGAGCCGTTCGAAGAGCGCGCCAACCTCTTGCGACGCACCGCCGCACGGATGCGCGCCGAACGCGACGACCTGGCGGCGACGGCCGTACGCGAGATGGGCAAGCCAATCGCCCAGGCGCGTTCCGAAGTCGAGAAATGCGCGTGGGCATTTGAGTACTTTGCCGAGCATGGCGCCGCGATGCTGGCGCCACAAACGACGGATTCCTCGGCATCGCGCAGTTACGTGGCCTTTCGGCCGCTCGGCGTGCTCCTCGCAATCATGCCGTGGAACTTTCCCTATTGGCAAGTCGTCCGTGCGGCCGCCCCGGCACTCATGGCCGGCAACGCGATACTTCTCAAACACGCGGCCAATACGACTCGATGCGCGCTGGAACTCGAACGCATCTTCGGAGAGGCCGGCGCGGCAGAGGGCATTTTCGGCGCGCTGATCGCTCGCGGTGAAGGGATCGACAAGCTCGTCGGCGACCCGCGCATCGCCGCGGTGACGCTCACCGGCAGCGAACGCGCGGGCGTGGCCGTCGCGCGCGCCGCCGGCGCCGCATTGAAGAAATGCGTTCTCGAGCTAGGAGGATCGGATCCGTTTCTTGTTTTCGCCGACGCCGACATTGAAGCGGCGGCGAAGACAGCAGTAACGGCGCGCTTTCAAAACAACGGCGAAAGCTGCATCGCCGCCAAGCGCTTCATCGTCGAGTCCGGCGCTTACGACGAATTCCTCGATCGCTTTGTCGCAGCGGCCAATGCTCAGACGATCGGCGATCCCATGGAGGAAGGAACTCAGATCGGGCCATGCGCGCGCGAGGATTTGCGTGCGACCGTTCACGAGCAGGTCAGCGAAACCGTCGGTAACGGCGCACGGCTCGTGCTGGGTGGCCGTTCTCTCGAACGGCCCGGGTTCTTTTACGCGCCGACGATCGTTGCGGACGTGATGCCCGGCATGCGCATGTTCGAAGAGGAAGTCTTCGGACCCGCCGCGGCGGTCGTGCGAGCAAACGATCGCGAACATGCGGTCGCACTCGGCAATGCGTCCTCGTTCGGTTTGGGATCGAGTCTGTGGACGCGCGACGTTTCCGCAGCCGAACGATTTGCCGGGCGGGTTGAGGCCGGGAGCGTCTTCATCAACGGCATGGTCGCAAGCGATCCGCGTCTACCATTCGGCGGCATAAAAAAGAGCGGGTACGGCCGCGAGCTCTCGACTTTCGGAATCCACGAGTTCGTCAACATCCAAACCGTCTGGATTGGTCCACCCCAATCGTCGTGA